From Nocardioides sp. HDW12B, the proteins below share one genomic window:
- a CDS encoding polysaccharide biosynthesis tyrosine autokinase, whose product MRDYVRVLRAHWVGVTLIVTLAVASVALYTLAQPKVYQANASGFVSTGPNYEPGLGSVNDQFAKSRAVSYVTLAESRATAREVIRELKLDVSPDALVNSIDVLQPESTVNIRITARAGTPQQARALADAWVAALAQQIDEIEDPEGIDPVGSPVLVPVESAALPAAPISPQPLRNVLIGLAVGFVLGLGYALVRNVLDRRLRTAASVVERFGVNVLGSIPSTPVLGHGTGERATLITSIESSDASGAGEAFRKLRTNLRYMAIDDPPRIIVVTSPKPSDGKSTVSTNLAAAMAVSGRHVVLVDADLRRPSVATALGVVEGVGLTDVLVGQMSPADALQPSGVHDLLQVMGAGRIPPNPSELLGSQSMKTLVEKLSQDAMVILDAPPLLPVTDAAVLTAWADGAIIVISAGQTLDGELRTALGHLEAVNARALGVILNKVPRRGANGGTYAGYYSDPYGSSQPKAGTAGWWRQLKRKPRGGTGGSHARGRE is encoded by the coding sequence ATGCGCGACTACGTCCGCGTACTGAGGGCGCACTGGGTGGGCGTCACCCTGATCGTGACTCTTGCGGTCGCTTCCGTCGCCCTCTACACCCTGGCGCAACCCAAGGTGTACCAGGCCAATGCCAGCGGCTTCGTCAGCACGGGCCCGAACTACGAACCAGGCTTGGGGTCGGTCAACGACCAATTCGCGAAGTCTCGCGCGGTGTCCTACGTCACGCTGGCAGAGAGCCGCGCCACGGCTCGGGAGGTCATTCGAGAGCTGAAGCTTGATGTGAGCCCGGACGCACTGGTCAACTCGATCGACGTGCTCCAACCCGAGAGCACGGTGAATATCAGGATCACGGCACGGGCAGGAACGCCGCAGCAAGCGCGCGCCCTGGCGGACGCCTGGGTCGCCGCACTGGCACAACAGATCGACGAGATCGAGGATCCGGAGGGAATCGATCCTGTCGGGTCGCCCGTGCTTGTGCCCGTCGAGTCCGCAGCCTTACCCGCGGCGCCCATAAGTCCGCAGCCCCTTCGAAATGTCCTGATCGGACTCGCAGTCGGGTTCGTGCTGGGTCTCGGGTACGCGCTCGTGAGGAACGTCCTGGACCGCCGGCTGCGCACGGCAGCGAGCGTCGTTGAGCGCTTTGGTGTCAACGTGCTCGGAAGCATCCCCAGCACCCCAGTGCTGGGGCACGGGACGGGTGAGCGCGCAACCCTCATCACGTCGATCGAGAGCAGCGACGCCTCGGGAGCGGGCGAGGCGTTTCGCAAGCTCAGGACCAATCTGCGGTACATGGCGATCGACGACCCGCCGCGCATCATCGTGGTGACCAGTCCGAAGCCGAGCGACGGGAAGTCGACTGTCTCGACGAACCTCGCTGCGGCGATGGCCGTGAGTGGACGCCACGTAGTGCTCGTGGACGCGGACCTCCGACGGCCGAGCGTCGCCACGGCGCTCGGCGTCGTCGAGGGCGTTGGCCTGACAGACGTGCTCGTCGGGCAGATGTCCCCGGCAGACGCTCTCCAGCCTTCCGGGGTCCACGATCTGCTGCAGGTCATGGGGGCAGGTCGCATTCCGCCAAACCCCAGTGAATTGCTGGGCTCCCAGAGCATGAAAACGCTGGTGGAGAAGTTGTCACAGGATGCGATGGTCATTCTGGATGCGCCGCCGCTGCTGCCCGTGACCGATGCGGCCGTTCTCACAGCCTGGGCCGATGGAGCGATCATCGTCATCTCGGCAGGTCAAACACTGGATGGTGAGCTGCGAACTGCACTGGGTCACTTGGAGGCGGTGAACGCCAGGGCGCTGGGCGTCATTCTCAACAAGGTGCCGCGGCGGGGCGCAAACGGCGGGACCTACGCGGGCTACTACTCCGACCCGTATGGTTCGTCACAGCCCAAGGCCGGTACCGCCGGCTGGTGGCGACAGCTGAAGCGAAAACCCCGCGGGGGGACGGGTGGCAGCCACGCGCGGGGCCGTGAGTGA
- a CDS encoding glycosyltransferase, whose amino-acid sequence MVSLIAGQKSESEQRILYGVTAATTARAFLRGQLRYFSDMGWDVRLVCGEGGLEDFAKSEGVSRTYVAPMEREPSRRDPMALLGLWRVVRRCRPKVTVFGTPKMGVLGSIAAFACRVPVRIYVVHGFRAEGLSGPRAFVLRALERVACRMSTSVVSVSPSLRALLVDEGVVSPRKAVVLGAGSANGVDLHRFQPVGEDLRVLIRNELGIPADACVLSFVGRLSGDKGVAELAALWRRLLPDLDNAWLVLAGTHEPSGPDEARTIEHLLRSERVRDVGFTDEVEKIYQASDLMILLSKREGLGMVALEAAACAVPTIGWVATGVVDAVRHGDTGVLIEPGDQVALQAATRNLLNSIEERHRLGLRGRERVEREFSERDVWHRLELHVQGLARGWSDPAPTRRGDK is encoded by the coding sequence ATGGTCTCCCTGATCGCCGGTCAGAAGTCGGAAAGCGAACAGCGAATCCTGTACGGCGTCACCGCGGCGACGACAGCACGCGCTTTTCTCCGGGGGCAGCTTCGCTACTTCTCCGACATGGGCTGGGACGTCCGTCTGGTCTGCGGGGAAGGGGGCCTCGAGGACTTTGCGAAGAGCGAGGGCGTGTCACGCACGTATGTGGCTCCGATGGAAAGGGAGCCGTCTCGACGGGATCCGATGGCGCTCCTCGGACTGTGGCGGGTCGTGCGGCGTTGCCGGCCGAAGGTGACGGTCTTCGGCACGCCGAAGATGGGCGTCCTCGGCTCGATTGCAGCATTCGCCTGTCGGGTGCCAGTTCGCATCTACGTTGTGCACGGCTTCCGCGCCGAAGGACTGAGCGGCCCTCGAGCGTTCGTGCTGCGGGCGTTGGAGCGCGTTGCCTGTCGAATGTCGACCTCGGTCGTCTCCGTCAGCCCCAGCCTTCGCGCTCTTCTCGTGGACGAGGGAGTCGTATCGCCTCGAAAGGCAGTCGTCCTCGGTGCAGGGTCCGCGAACGGGGTAGATCTCCATCGATTTCAGCCTGTGGGCGAAGACCTCCGCGTGCTCATTCGCAATGAGCTTGGCATTCCCGCTGACGCGTGTGTCCTCAGTTTCGTTGGCCGGCTCTCGGGCGACAAGGGCGTGGCCGAGCTCGCCGCTCTCTGGCGGCGTCTGCTCCCGGACCTCGACAACGCATGGCTCGTGCTTGCTGGGACGCACGAGCCCAGCGGGCCCGATGAGGCCCGAACTATAGAGCACCTCCTGCGAAGCGAAAGAGTTCGCGATGTGGGGTTCACGGATGAGGTAGAGAAGATCTATCAGGCCTCGGACCTCATGATTCTGCTATCGAAGAGAGAGGGGCTAGGAATGGTGGCTCTCGAAGCCGCGGCCTGCGCTGTACCTACGATTGGTTGGGTGGCGACTGGCGTGGTTGATGCGGTCAGGCATGGCGATACCGGCGTGCTCATCGAGCCTGGCGACCAAGTTGCGCTGCAAGCTGCGACGCGCAATCTGCTGAACTCGATCGAGGAGCGCCATCGCCTCGGTCTGCGCGGGCGCGAGCGCGTGGAGCGCGAGTTCTCCGAACGCGACGTCTGGCATCGTCTGGAGCTACATGTGCAAGGTCTGGCTCGCGGGTGGAGCGACCCCGCCCCAACAAGAAGAGGCGACAAATGA
- a CDS encoding aminotransferase class I/II-fold pyridoxal phosphate-dependent enzyme — translation MTLKVLLSPPDVGETEEQYVLQALRSGWVAPAGPDLDAFEAEIASRVGVRHAVGLSSGTAALHLALVSWGVGDGDVVIVPTMTFAATANAVCYVGARPHFVDCDPATGNISPELLESALDELAGSGARVRVVIAVDLFGHCADYARIEAVAASRGLKLLCDSAESFGARGAGRPAGSHGDAAVLSFNGNKVMTTSGGGMLLTDDGHLAAHVRKLSTQSREPVPHYEHVEIGYNYRLSNLLAALGRGQLSRLDDMIERRRQWRGAYRDLFADTPGVRLLAPEDDADDNCWLTAVVVNPCAAPWAAEDLGASMARHGVESRRVWKPMHAQPVFAGLSSTLDGSADRIFDYGVVLPSGSKMTDDDFALVSAAVEAVGCR, via the coding sequence GTGACCCTGAAGGTCTTGTTGTCACCTCCAGACGTCGGCGAGACGGAGGAGCAGTACGTACTCCAAGCACTCAGATCGGGGTGGGTGGCGCCTGCCGGGCCTGACCTCGATGCATTCGAGGCCGAGATCGCATCGAGGGTAGGCGTTCGGCACGCGGTCGGTCTGAGCTCGGGGACTGCTGCGTTGCATCTGGCCCTCGTTTCGTGGGGCGTTGGCGATGGCGATGTCGTGATCGTCCCGACGATGACCTTCGCGGCGACTGCTAATGCAGTTTGTTACGTAGGAGCGCGACCGCACTTCGTCGACTGCGACCCGGCCACGGGGAACATCAGCCCGGAGCTGCTCGAGTCGGCCCTGGACGAGCTCGCGGGGTCCGGAGCGCGGGTGCGGGTGGTCATCGCGGTCGACCTCTTCGGTCACTGCGCTGACTATGCCCGCATCGAGGCCGTCGCCGCATCGCGCGGGCTGAAGCTCCTGTGTGACAGCGCGGAGTCCTTCGGTGCTAGAGGTGCTGGGCGGCCGGCTGGCTCTCATGGCGATGCAGCCGTCCTCTCCTTCAATGGAAACAAGGTGATGACCACCTCGGGCGGCGGCATGCTGCTGACTGACGACGGTCATCTGGCGGCCCACGTTCGGAAGCTCTCTACCCAGTCACGGGAGCCGGTACCTCACTACGAGCATGTTGAGATCGGCTACAACTACCGACTGTCTAACCTCCTCGCAGCACTCGGCCGCGGGCAGCTCTCCCGTTTGGACGACATGATCGAGCGGCGGCGCCAGTGGCGCGGGGCCTATCGAGATCTGTTCGCTGATACTCCGGGCGTCCGACTACTCGCCCCGGAGGACGATGCAGACGACAACTGTTGGCTCACAGCCGTCGTAGTGAATCCGTGCGCAGCCCCGTGGGCGGCGGAGGATCTGGGAGCCTCGATGGCTCGTCACGGTGTCGAGTCACGGCGAGTCTGGAAGCCCATGCATGCGCAGCCAGTTTTCGCTGGTCTTTCCTCGACCCTGGACGGCAGCGCGGATCGGATCTTTGACTACGGTGTCGTTCTTCCGTCCGGCTCCAAGATGACCGACGACGACTTCGCCCTGGTGTCCGCGGCCGTCGAGGCAGTCGGCTGCCGATGA
- a CDS encoding nucleoside-diphosphate sugar epimerase/dehydratase, with the protein MADTAVWLACFGAFAVLRRVLEGMGARESAELTSWAAVLGLALTAAALHVSCGLVFRLHQGRAPMGSTEEMLSLTMIAGFTGFAVTVLNVLVGRPVPGSVPLAGAALATVVMATYRATYRASMDQTLWTGRRYEHRDQDGVGRAIVLGAGDAGLKLVRSMLADGSMRLSPVAMLDDDRARRHRRVGPVRVLGSREDVAAVAESTGARTLIIAIPSASSSDIRELSQPALDAGLEVKVLPPVHELREPGKVAVDDVRDIDVTDLLGRHQIDTDIDSMAGYLTGKRVLVTGAGGSIGSELCRQIAKFNPAELIMLDRDESALHAVQLSIYGRALLDSDDVVLGDIRDSLFVDALFDQRKPDVVFHAAALKHLPMLEQYPGEAVKTNVWGTLSILEAAKTHKVEKFVNISTDKAANPCSVLGYSKRLAEGLTAAVAADAEGTFLSVRFGNVLGSRGSVLTAFSAQIKAGGPVTVTDPDVTRYFMTVQEAVQLVIQAAAIGNDGEALVLDMGQPVSIDGVARQLIELSGEDIDVVYTGLRGGEKMHEELWGDGEADVRSSHPLVSHTPVPPFDALEARELDPWSSPDIVIGSFRRSVARMTRQMPAQRRGADEYADVAEFELSKRWSHT; encoded by the coding sequence ATGGCGGACACCGCCGTGTGGTTGGCCTGCTTCGGAGCGTTCGCGGTCCTGCGTCGCGTTCTCGAAGGGATGGGAGCGAGAGAGTCGGCCGAGCTCACGAGTTGGGCCGCCGTCCTCGGGCTTGCCCTCACTGCGGCGGCCTTGCACGTGTCGTGCGGACTGGTCTTCCGGCTTCATCAGGGCCGGGCGCCCATGGGAAGCACTGAGGAGATGCTGTCGCTGACCATGATCGCCGGATTCACCGGCTTTGCGGTCACGGTGCTCAACGTCCTGGTCGGGCGCCCGGTTCCGGGCAGCGTTCCCCTGGCGGGCGCCGCCCTCGCTACCGTGGTCATGGCGACCTACCGGGCCACGTATCGGGCGAGCATGGACCAGACGCTCTGGACGGGGCGACGCTACGAGCACCGCGATCAGGACGGTGTCGGCCGAGCGATTGTCCTCGGAGCAGGCGACGCGGGGCTGAAGCTCGTCCGGTCGATGCTCGCTGACGGAAGCATGCGATTGTCGCCGGTCGCCATGCTCGACGACGACCGGGCGCGTCGGCATCGCCGGGTCGGACCCGTCAGAGTCCTGGGCAGCCGAGAAGACGTGGCTGCGGTAGCGGAGAGCACCGGCGCTCGGACCCTCATCATCGCCATCCCGAGCGCATCGTCGTCGGACATCCGCGAGCTGAGCCAGCCGGCACTCGACGCCGGTCTCGAAGTAAAGGTTCTCCCGCCCGTCCACGAACTCCGGGAGCCGGGGAAGGTAGCCGTTGATGACGTACGTGACATCGATGTCACCGACCTGCTCGGCAGGCACCAGATCGACACCGACATCGACTCGATGGCCGGTTACCTGACAGGCAAGCGAGTCCTGGTCACCGGTGCGGGCGGGTCCATCGGCTCTGAGCTGTGCCGGCAGATCGCGAAGTTCAACCCGGCGGAGCTGATCATGCTGGACCGTGACGAGTCGGCACTTCACGCGGTGCAGCTCTCCATCTACGGACGCGCCCTGCTCGACTCGGACGACGTGGTGCTCGGGGACATCCGGGACTCATTGTTCGTGGACGCTCTGTTCGATCAGCGCAAGCCCGACGTGGTCTTCCACGCGGCGGCACTCAAGCACCTCCCCATGCTCGAGCAGTATCCAGGCGAAGCCGTCAAGACCAACGTCTGGGGGACCTTGAGCATCCTGGAGGCGGCGAAGACTCACAAGGTCGAGAAGTTCGTCAACATCTCGACGGACAAGGCCGCCAACCCGTGCAGCGTCCTGGGGTACTCGAAGCGCTTGGCGGAGGGGCTGACCGCGGCGGTGGCCGCAGATGCGGAGGGCACCTTTCTCTCGGTGCGGTTCGGCAACGTCTTGGGCAGTCGCGGTAGCGTCTTGACCGCCTTCTCGGCGCAAATCAAGGCGGGTGGCCCCGTTACCGTCACGGATCCCGATGTGACGCGGTACTTCATGACCGTCCAGGAAGCCGTCCAGCTCGTGATCCAGGCTGCGGCCATCGGCAACGACGGCGAGGCGCTCGTGCTTGACATGGGGCAGCCCGTCTCGATCGATGGGGTCGCGCGGCAGCTCATCGAGCTCTCCGGTGAGGACATCGACGTTGTCTACACCGGGCTTCGAGGTGGAGAGAAGATGCACGAAGAGCTGTGGGGGGACGGAGAGGCAGACGTGCGTTCCAGCCACCCGCTCGTCTCCCACACTCCCGTGCCGCCCTTCGACGCTCTGGAGGCGCGCGAGCTCGACCCCTGGTCGTCGCCCGACATCGTCATCGGTTCGTTCCGACGCTCTGTCGCGCGCATGACCCGACAGATGCCGGCTCAGCGGCGAGGCGCGGATGAGTACGCGGACGTCGCGGAGTTCGAGCTCTCCAAGCGTTGGTCGCACACGTGA
- a CDS encoding NAD-dependent epimerase/dehydratase family protein gives MRVVVTGGAGFIGANLASALVDRGHEVVVVDDLSTGSSENLRGLNLELVEGTILGNEARPALESGQAIVHLAAVPSVPRSVKEPVISHEANATGTLRVLEAARHNGAHVVVASSSSVYGANPALPKREDMRPMPVSPYAVSKLAAESYAVSYQRCYGLPTLAFRFFNVFGPLQAPDHAYAAVVPAFAAAALRGDPLVVHGDGSQTRDFTYVGTVVETICSAIDRKVASLEPVNLAFGTRFSLLEVISLLERELGAKLTREHTDTRAGDVKDSQADSAALRALFPDVNPVELAQGLAETVSWMRTRVR, from the coding sequence ATGAGAGTCGTAGTCACCGGGGGTGCAGGCTTCATCGGTGCCAACCTTGCTTCCGCACTCGTCGATCGAGGGCACGAGGTCGTGGTTGTTGACGACCTCTCGACTGGGAGCAGCGAAAACCTCCGAGGGCTCAATCTTGAGCTTGTCGAGGGCACGATCCTTGGAAACGAGGCACGACCAGCGCTCGAGTCGGGTCAGGCCATCGTGCACCTTGCGGCCGTGCCCTCTGTGCCTCGGTCGGTGAAGGAACCGGTCATCAGTCACGAAGCGAATGCGACGGGCACACTCCGAGTGCTCGAAGCCGCCCGCCACAACGGCGCACACGTGGTGGTCGCTTCGTCGTCCTCGGTCTACGGCGCGAATCCAGCCCTCCCCAAACGCGAAGACATGCGGCCCATGCCGGTGAGTCCCTACGCGGTGAGCAAATTGGCTGCAGAGTCTTATGCGGTCTCGTACCAGCGCTGCTACGGCCTCCCCACTTTGGCCTTTCGCTTCTTCAATGTTTTCGGACCGTTGCAGGCGCCCGATCACGCGTATGCCGCGGTCGTTCCGGCGTTCGCTGCCGCCGCATTGCGCGGGGACCCCCTGGTTGTGCACGGCGACGGCAGCCAGACGCGTGACTTCACGTACGTCGGGACTGTGGTGGAGACCATCTGCAGCGCCATCGACCGGAAGGTCGCGTCGCTCGAGCCAGTGAACCTTGCGTTCGGCACCAGGTTCTCCTTGCTGGAGGTCATCAGCCTCCTGGAGAGGGAACTGGGCGCGAAGCTGACACGGGAGCACACAGACACGCGCGCGGGCGACGTGAAGGATTCGCAGGCAGACAGTGCCGCGCTGCGAGCACTCTTCCCTGACGTGAACCCTGTGGAGCTCGCGCAAGGGCTGGCAGAGACTGTCAGCTGGATGCGCACCCGTGTCAGGTGA
- a CDS encoding nucleotidyltransferase family protein: MPSHSRSRQRSVPSPTRRRRTRLTEVTEQALGLQPAEAGLLAHVLVGRALQSAEVDAVIIKGPTLASRGLRAERLSHDVDVLVRPRQVSTALQVMQDLGWELEAPAGSRRRSISGHVGATLGHRLWPLQIDVHESFPGFCFDNDVVFDELWHRREAVVIAGVEVVSVDRPTSAAIGALHALRDIAVQGPAYSDLVSHARHVMSAEELEQLSTLARVTGAQLPLAPFLRDLGLPVHLTGEDHEISRAWRVRQAVGGRRSATWVYALLDAPPRSWLSIVGEALAVTPADVRTPDGSESPRGLRLGQLRRIGRGLLALPMAVWAVARAMKRRR; encoded by the coding sequence CTGCCATCACACTCGAGGTCACGCCAAAGGTCGGTACCGAGTCCTACGCGGCGAAGACGGACACGTTTAACTGAGGTGACCGAGCAAGCGCTCGGTCTACAGCCGGCGGAGGCCGGGCTGTTGGCGCATGTTCTCGTCGGACGTGCGCTGCAGTCGGCCGAGGTGGACGCCGTCATCATAAAGGGTCCGACGCTGGCATCACGCGGACTCAGAGCCGAACGGCTCTCGCACGACGTCGATGTTCTGGTGCGCCCTCGGCAGGTGAGCACCGCCCTCCAGGTGATGCAAGACCTGGGATGGGAGCTTGAGGCGCCAGCGGGCAGCCGGCGCCGCTCGATCTCCGGACACGTGGGTGCCACACTCGGACACAGGCTGTGGCCCCTTCAGATCGATGTGCACGAGTCATTCCCTGGTTTCTGCTTCGACAACGACGTCGTCTTCGACGAGTTGTGGCACAGACGCGAGGCCGTCGTGATCGCCGGCGTCGAGGTGGTCAGCGTGGACAGGCCGACGAGTGCCGCCATTGGAGCCCTGCACGCTCTGCGAGACATTGCTGTACAAGGCCCGGCCTACAGCGACCTTGTGAGTCACGCGCGGCATGTGATGTCGGCCGAAGAGCTCGAGCAACTTTCGACGCTGGCGCGGGTGACCGGTGCTCAATTACCTCTCGCGCCCTTCCTCCGGGATCTCGGGCTCCCTGTACATCTCACTGGGGAGGACCACGAGATATCCCGGGCCTGGCGGGTGCGCCAGGCAGTGGGGGGACGACGCTCCGCCACGTGGGTGTACGCCCTCCTAGACGCCCCTCCGAGGTCCTGGCTCAGCATCGTCGGAGAAGCGCTCGCGGTGACGCCCGCGGACGTGCGGACTCCCGATGGCAGCGAGTCCCCTCGCGGTCTGCGCCTCGGGCAGTTGCGACGCATCGGACGGGGATTGCTCGCACTTCCGATGGCTGTTTGGGCGGTCGCGCGCGCAATGAAACGGCGCCGGTGA